The Manihot esculenta cultivar AM560-2 chromosome 11, M.esculenta_v8, whole genome shotgun sequence genome includes a region encoding these proteins:
- the LOC110604243 gene encoding vacuolar sorting protein 3 isoform X3 — translation MANFDPSARTVLEPLSNIDLSSYSGTSLRSLAISSISDSQSLIYVGTFSGSVLLFSATTTAAAPKDAPPALDSEASRKNVSFLRSISLGDSPLETMLVLPEIGKVLVLCDGSLFLVDTLLSHSVKKLSFAKGVCAIAKSIRSSELESTSLLGISVNTLESSSASQRILQKFGGGIRANGVKTKEPLQWSEGNNVFAVVIGKRLVLVELVFGSNRLGKTDRDVDSSSGSFVILKEIHCIDGVKTIAWLNDSIIVGTINGYSLFSCVTGQSGVIFSLPDISSRPQLKLLMKEKKVLMLVDNVGIVVNEHGQPVGGSLVFRISPHSVGELSPYVVLVRNGKMELYNKRSGSCIQTLTFGGEGVGPCIVANEEGGIGKLVAVASPTKVICYCKVSSEEQIKDLLRKKNFKEAISLVEELEYEGEMSNEMLSFVHAQVGFLLLFDLHFEEAVNHFLQSETMQPSEVFPFIMRDPNRWSLLVPRNRYWGLHPPPAPLEDVVDDGLLAIQRAIFLRKAGVDTAVDDDFVLNPPTRSNLLESAIKNIIRYLEVSREKELTLSVQEGVDTLLMYLYRALNRVDDMERLASSENSCIVEELETLLDDSGHLRTLAFLYASKGMSSKALAIWRILARNYSSGLWEDPVVETDLQDGSKNIISGREIAAIEASKILEESSDQDLVLQHLGWIADINPILAVEILTSDKRVNQLLPDAVIAAIDPRKVEILQSYLQWLIEDQDSIDTQFHTLYALSLAKSAIETFEVQSVSKSPDDERLEEAKFSDFSQKSIFQSPVRERLQIFLLSSDLYDPEEVLDLIEGSELWLEKAILYRKLGQETLVLQILAL, via the exons ATGGCCAACTTCGATCCCTCTGCTCGAACCGTTCTCGAGCCTCTCTCTAACATTGACCTCTCCTCCTACTCTGGTACTTCACTCCGATCTCTTGCCATCTCTTCAATTTCCGATTCTCAATCCCTAATCTATGTTGGCACTTTCTCTGGATCTGTTCTTTTATTCTCGGCTACTACTACTGCTGCTGCACCCAAAGACGCGCCGCCTGCTCTCGATTCCGAAGCTTCTAGAAAGAATGTTTCCTTTCTGCGAAGCATTTCTCTTGGGGATTCTCCTCTAGAAACAATGCTCGTGCTTCCTGAGATTGGAAAGGTTCTTGTGCTCTGTGATGGTTCCTTGTTCTTGGTTGATACTCTTTTGTCCCATTCTgttaaaaaattgagttttgccAAAGGAGTATGTGCAATTGCGAAGAGTATTCGCAGCAGTGAATTGGAGAGCACTAGTTTACTGGGTATTTCTGTTAATACATTGGAGTCTTCAAGTGCCAGCCAGCGGATTTTGCAGAAATTTGGAGGTGGTATTAGAGCTAATGGAGTGAAAACTAAAGAACCTTTGCAATGGAGTGAAGGTAACAATGTTTTTGCTGTTGTGATTGGTAAAAGATTGGTACTTGTAGAGCTTGTTTTCGGCAGTAATAGATTAGGCAAGACTGACAGAGACGTTGATAGTTCAAGTGGGTCTTTTGTAATTTTGAAGGAGATCCATTGTATTGATGGCGTTAAAACTATTGCGTGGCTCAATGACTCCATAATTGTGGGTACCATCAATGGATATAGTTTGTTTTCCTGTGTTACGGGGCAGAGTGGTGTGATATTTTCATTACCAGATATATCTAGCCGACCCCAGCTTAAATTGCTAATGAAAGAGAAGAAGGTCTTGATGTTGGTGGATAATGTTGGAATTGTTGTTAATGAGCATGGGCAGCCAGTTGGAGGGAGCTTAGTTTTCCGAATCAGTCCACATTCTGTTGGGGAATTATCTCCTTACGTAGTGCTTGTTAGGAATGGGAAGATGGAGCTGTATAATAAGAGATCAGGTAGTTGTATTCAGACACTAACATTTGGTGGGGAAGGAGTTGGGCCATGTATTGTGGCCAATGAGGAAGGTGGGATTGGAAAACTTGTTGCTGTTGCCTCACCCACCAAG GTTATATGCTATTGCAAAGTATCTTCTGAAGAACAAATCAAGGATCTTTTGAGAAAGAAAAACTTCAAGGAAGCCATCTCCTTGGTGGAGGAGCTTGAGTATGAAGGTGAAATGTCCAATGAAATGCTATCCTTTGTTCATGCCCAAGTGGGTTTCCTCTTGCTTTTTGACTTGCATTTTGAGGAGGCAGTGAATCACTTTCTCCAGTCAGAGACAATGCAGCCATCTGAAGTATTTCCTTTTATAATGCGAGATCCAAATCGCTGGTCACTGCTG GTTCCTAGGAACCGGTATTGGGGCTTGCATCCTCCTCCGGCCCCCCTTGAAGATGTTGTAGATGATGGCTTGTTGGCTATCCAAAGAGCTATTTTCCTCAGGAAAGCAGGTGTAGATACAGCAGTAGATGATGATTTTGTATTGAATCCACCTACTAGATCCAATTTACTTGAGTCAGCAATCAAGAACATTATCAG ATATCTGGAAGTTTCTCGTGAGAAAGAGTTGACTTTGTCAGTGCAGGAAGGAGTTGACACACTTTTAATGTATCTCTACAGAGCTTTAAACCGGGTGGATGATATGGAGCGGCTTGCTTCTTCAGAAAACAGTTGTATTGTG GAGGAGTTAGAAACTCTATTAGATGACTCTGGGCATTTACGGACACTTGCCTTCTTATATGCAAGTAAAGGGATGAGCTCAAAGGCTCTTGCCATATGGCGTATTCTGGCAAGAAATTATTCTTCTGGTCTGTGGGAAGACCCTGTTGTGGAGACTGACTTACAGGATGGcagtaaaaatattatttctggTAGAGAGATTGCTGCAATCGAGGCATCAAAAATTCTAGAGGAGTCATCTGATCAAGATTTGGTCTTGCAGCATCTTGGATGG ATTGCAGATATTAACCCCATTCTTGCTGTTGAAATTTTGACTTCAGATAAAAGAGTAAATCAGTTATTGCCAG ATGCAGTGATTGCTGCCATTGATCCAAGAAAGGTTGAAATCCTTCAAAG TTATCTCCAGTGGCTGATTGAAGATCAGGACTCTATTGACACCCAATTCCACACATTATATGCCCTCTCACTTGCAAAGTCAGCAATAGAAACCTTCGAAGTACAGAGTGTCTCCAAAAGCCCTGATGATGAAAGGTTAGAGGAGGCAAAATTTTCCGATTTTAGTCAAAAGTCAATCTTTCAAAGTCCAGTACGTGAAAGGTTGCAGATATTTTTACTATCATCAGACTTATATGACCCAGAAGAGGTCCTTGACTTGATTGAAGGTTCAGAGTTATGGCTGGAAAAG GCCATTCTGTACAGAAAATTAGGCCAAGAGACATTGGTGCTTCAAATTTTGGCGCTGTAA
- the LOC110604243 gene encoding vacuolar sorting protein 3 isoform X1: protein MANFDPSARTVLEPLSNIDLSSYSGTSLRSLAISSISDSQSLIYVGTFSGSVLLFSATTTAAAPKDAPPALDSEASRKNVSFLRSISLGDSPLETMLVLPEIGKVLVLCDGSLFLVDTLLSHSVKKLSFAKGVCAIAKSIRSSELESTSLLGISVNTLESSSASQRILQKFGGGIRANGVKTKEPLQWSEGNNVFAVVIGKRLVLVELVFGSNRLGKTDRDVDSSSGSFVILKEIHCIDGVKTIAWLNDSIIVGTINGYSLFSCVTGQSGVIFSLPDISSRPQLKLLMKEKKVLMLVDNVGIVVNEHGQPVGGSLVFRISPHSVGELSPYVVLVRNGKMELYNKRSGSCIQTLTFGGEGVGPCIVANEEGGIGKLVAVASPTKVICYCKVSSEEQIKDLLRKKNFKEAISLVEELEYEGEMSNEMLSFVHAQVGFLLLFDLHFEEAVNHFLQSETMQPSEVFPFIMRDPNRWSLLVPRNRYWGLHPPPAPLEDVVDDGLLAIQRAIFLRKAGVDTAVDDDFVLNPPTRSNLLESAIKNIIRYLEVSREKELTLSVQEGVDTLLMYLYRALNRVDDMERLASSENSCIVEELETLLDDSGHLRTLAFLYASKGMSSKALAIWRILARNYSSGLWEDPVVETDLQDGSKNIISGREIAAIEASKILEESSDQDLVLQHLGWIADINPILAVEILTSDKRVNQLLPDAVIAAIDPRKVEILQSYLQWLIEDQDSIDTQFHTLYALSLAKSAIETFEVQSVSKSPDDERLEEAKFSDFSQKSIFQSPVRERLQIFLLSSDLYDPEEVLDLIEGSELWLEKAILYRKLGQETLVLQILALKLEDSEAAEQYCAEIGRPDAYMQLLDMYLDPQNGKEPMFKAAVRLLHNHGESLDPLQVLETLFPDMPLQLASDTILRMLRARLHHHRQGQIVHNLSRAIDVDARLARLEERSRHVQINDESLCDSCHARLGTKLFAMYPDDTIVCYKCFRRQGESTSVTGRNFKRDILIKPGWLVTR, encoded by the exons ATGGCCAACTTCGATCCCTCTGCTCGAACCGTTCTCGAGCCTCTCTCTAACATTGACCTCTCCTCCTACTCTGGTACTTCACTCCGATCTCTTGCCATCTCTTCAATTTCCGATTCTCAATCCCTAATCTATGTTGGCACTTTCTCTGGATCTGTTCTTTTATTCTCGGCTACTACTACTGCTGCTGCACCCAAAGACGCGCCGCCTGCTCTCGATTCCGAAGCTTCTAGAAAGAATGTTTCCTTTCTGCGAAGCATTTCTCTTGGGGATTCTCCTCTAGAAACAATGCTCGTGCTTCCTGAGATTGGAAAGGTTCTTGTGCTCTGTGATGGTTCCTTGTTCTTGGTTGATACTCTTTTGTCCCATTCTgttaaaaaattgagttttgccAAAGGAGTATGTGCAATTGCGAAGAGTATTCGCAGCAGTGAATTGGAGAGCACTAGTTTACTGGGTATTTCTGTTAATACATTGGAGTCTTCAAGTGCCAGCCAGCGGATTTTGCAGAAATTTGGAGGTGGTATTAGAGCTAATGGAGTGAAAACTAAAGAACCTTTGCAATGGAGTGAAGGTAACAATGTTTTTGCTGTTGTGATTGGTAAAAGATTGGTACTTGTAGAGCTTGTTTTCGGCAGTAATAGATTAGGCAAGACTGACAGAGACGTTGATAGTTCAAGTGGGTCTTTTGTAATTTTGAAGGAGATCCATTGTATTGATGGCGTTAAAACTATTGCGTGGCTCAATGACTCCATAATTGTGGGTACCATCAATGGATATAGTTTGTTTTCCTGTGTTACGGGGCAGAGTGGTGTGATATTTTCATTACCAGATATATCTAGCCGACCCCAGCTTAAATTGCTAATGAAAGAGAAGAAGGTCTTGATGTTGGTGGATAATGTTGGAATTGTTGTTAATGAGCATGGGCAGCCAGTTGGAGGGAGCTTAGTTTTCCGAATCAGTCCACATTCTGTTGGGGAATTATCTCCTTACGTAGTGCTTGTTAGGAATGGGAAGATGGAGCTGTATAATAAGAGATCAGGTAGTTGTATTCAGACACTAACATTTGGTGGGGAAGGAGTTGGGCCATGTATTGTGGCCAATGAGGAAGGTGGGATTGGAAAACTTGTTGCTGTTGCCTCACCCACCAAG GTTATATGCTATTGCAAAGTATCTTCTGAAGAACAAATCAAGGATCTTTTGAGAAAGAAAAACTTCAAGGAAGCCATCTCCTTGGTGGAGGAGCTTGAGTATGAAGGTGAAATGTCCAATGAAATGCTATCCTTTGTTCATGCCCAAGTGGGTTTCCTCTTGCTTTTTGACTTGCATTTTGAGGAGGCAGTGAATCACTTTCTCCAGTCAGAGACAATGCAGCCATCTGAAGTATTTCCTTTTATAATGCGAGATCCAAATCGCTGGTCACTGCTG GTTCCTAGGAACCGGTATTGGGGCTTGCATCCTCCTCCGGCCCCCCTTGAAGATGTTGTAGATGATGGCTTGTTGGCTATCCAAAGAGCTATTTTCCTCAGGAAAGCAGGTGTAGATACAGCAGTAGATGATGATTTTGTATTGAATCCACCTACTAGATCCAATTTACTTGAGTCAGCAATCAAGAACATTATCAG ATATCTGGAAGTTTCTCGTGAGAAAGAGTTGACTTTGTCAGTGCAGGAAGGAGTTGACACACTTTTAATGTATCTCTACAGAGCTTTAAACCGGGTGGATGATATGGAGCGGCTTGCTTCTTCAGAAAACAGTTGTATTGTG GAGGAGTTAGAAACTCTATTAGATGACTCTGGGCATTTACGGACACTTGCCTTCTTATATGCAAGTAAAGGGATGAGCTCAAAGGCTCTTGCCATATGGCGTATTCTGGCAAGAAATTATTCTTCTGGTCTGTGGGAAGACCCTGTTGTGGAGACTGACTTACAGGATGGcagtaaaaatattatttctggTAGAGAGATTGCTGCAATCGAGGCATCAAAAATTCTAGAGGAGTCATCTGATCAAGATTTGGTCTTGCAGCATCTTGGATGG ATTGCAGATATTAACCCCATTCTTGCTGTTGAAATTTTGACTTCAGATAAAAGAGTAAATCAGTTATTGCCAG ATGCAGTGATTGCTGCCATTGATCCAAGAAAGGTTGAAATCCTTCAAAG TTATCTCCAGTGGCTGATTGAAGATCAGGACTCTATTGACACCCAATTCCACACATTATATGCCCTCTCACTTGCAAAGTCAGCAATAGAAACCTTCGAAGTACAGAGTGTCTCCAAAAGCCCTGATGATGAAAGGTTAGAGGAGGCAAAATTTTCCGATTTTAGTCAAAAGTCAATCTTTCAAAGTCCAGTACGTGAAAGGTTGCAGATATTTTTACTATCATCAGACTTATATGACCCAGAAGAGGTCCTTGACTTGATTGAAGGTTCAGAGTTATGGCTGGAAAAG GCCATTCTGTACAGAAAATTAGGCCAAGAGACATTGGTGCTTCAAATTTTGGCGCT GAAGCTGGAGGACAGTGAAGCTGCTGAACAATATTGTGCGGAGATTGGGAGACCAGATGCATATATGCA GTTACTTGATATGTATTTGGATCCACAAAATGGTAAAGAGCCTATGTTTAAGGCTGCTGTTCGCCTTCTGCATAATCATGGAGAATCACTGGATCCCTTGCAAGTTTTGGAG ACACTGTTCCCAGACATGCCTCTTCAACTTGCATCTGATACAATATTACGAATGTTGAGGGCTCGGCTTCACCATCATCGTCAAGGACAA
- the LOC110604243 gene encoding vacuolar sorting protein 3 isoform X2 encodes MANFDPSARTVLEPLSNIDLSSYSGTSLRSLAISSISDSQSLIYVGTFSGSVLLFSATTTAAAPKDAPPALDSEASRKNVSFLRSISLGDSPLETMLVLPEIGKVLVLCDGSLFLVDTLLSHSVKKLSFAKGVCAIAKSIRSSELESTSLLGISVNTLESSSASQRILQKFGGGIRANGVKTKEPLQWSEGNNVFAVVIGKRLVLVELVFGSNRLGKTDRDVDSSSGSFVILKEIHCIDGVKTIAWLNDSIIVGTINGYSLFSCVTGQSGVIFSLPDISSRPQLKLLMKEKKVLMLVDNVGIVVNEHGQPVGGSLVFRISPHSVGELSPYVVLVRNGKMELYNKRSGSCIQTLTFGGEGVGPCIVANEEGGIGKLVAVASPTKVICYCKVSSEEQIKDLLRKKNFKEAISLVEELEYEGEMSNEMLSFVHAQVGFLLLFDLHFEEAVNHFLQSETMQPSEVFPFIMRDPNRWSLLVPRNRYWGLHPPPAPLEDVVDDGLLAIQRAIFLRKAGVDTAVDDDFVLNPPTRSNLLESAIKNIIRYLEVSREKELTLSVQEGVDTLLMYLYRALNRVDDMERLASSENSCIVEELETLLDDSGHLRTLAFLYASKGMSSKALAIWRILARNYSSGLWEDPVVETDLQDGSKNIISGREIAAIEASKILEESSDQDLVLQHLGWIADINPILAVEILTSDKRVNQLLPDAVIAAIDPRKVEILQSYLQWLIEDQDSIDTQFHTLYALSLAKSAIETFEVQSVSKSPDDERLEEAKFSDFSQKSIFQSPVRERLQIFLLSSDLYDPEEVLDLIEGSELWLEKAILYRKLGQETLVLQILALKLEDSEAAEQYCAEIGRPDAYMQHCSQTCLFNLHLIQYYEC; translated from the exons ATGGCCAACTTCGATCCCTCTGCTCGAACCGTTCTCGAGCCTCTCTCTAACATTGACCTCTCCTCCTACTCTGGTACTTCACTCCGATCTCTTGCCATCTCTTCAATTTCCGATTCTCAATCCCTAATCTATGTTGGCACTTTCTCTGGATCTGTTCTTTTATTCTCGGCTACTACTACTGCTGCTGCACCCAAAGACGCGCCGCCTGCTCTCGATTCCGAAGCTTCTAGAAAGAATGTTTCCTTTCTGCGAAGCATTTCTCTTGGGGATTCTCCTCTAGAAACAATGCTCGTGCTTCCTGAGATTGGAAAGGTTCTTGTGCTCTGTGATGGTTCCTTGTTCTTGGTTGATACTCTTTTGTCCCATTCTgttaaaaaattgagttttgccAAAGGAGTATGTGCAATTGCGAAGAGTATTCGCAGCAGTGAATTGGAGAGCACTAGTTTACTGGGTATTTCTGTTAATACATTGGAGTCTTCAAGTGCCAGCCAGCGGATTTTGCAGAAATTTGGAGGTGGTATTAGAGCTAATGGAGTGAAAACTAAAGAACCTTTGCAATGGAGTGAAGGTAACAATGTTTTTGCTGTTGTGATTGGTAAAAGATTGGTACTTGTAGAGCTTGTTTTCGGCAGTAATAGATTAGGCAAGACTGACAGAGACGTTGATAGTTCAAGTGGGTCTTTTGTAATTTTGAAGGAGATCCATTGTATTGATGGCGTTAAAACTATTGCGTGGCTCAATGACTCCATAATTGTGGGTACCATCAATGGATATAGTTTGTTTTCCTGTGTTACGGGGCAGAGTGGTGTGATATTTTCATTACCAGATATATCTAGCCGACCCCAGCTTAAATTGCTAATGAAAGAGAAGAAGGTCTTGATGTTGGTGGATAATGTTGGAATTGTTGTTAATGAGCATGGGCAGCCAGTTGGAGGGAGCTTAGTTTTCCGAATCAGTCCACATTCTGTTGGGGAATTATCTCCTTACGTAGTGCTTGTTAGGAATGGGAAGATGGAGCTGTATAATAAGAGATCAGGTAGTTGTATTCAGACACTAACATTTGGTGGGGAAGGAGTTGGGCCATGTATTGTGGCCAATGAGGAAGGTGGGATTGGAAAACTTGTTGCTGTTGCCTCACCCACCAAG GTTATATGCTATTGCAAAGTATCTTCTGAAGAACAAATCAAGGATCTTTTGAGAAAGAAAAACTTCAAGGAAGCCATCTCCTTGGTGGAGGAGCTTGAGTATGAAGGTGAAATGTCCAATGAAATGCTATCCTTTGTTCATGCCCAAGTGGGTTTCCTCTTGCTTTTTGACTTGCATTTTGAGGAGGCAGTGAATCACTTTCTCCAGTCAGAGACAATGCAGCCATCTGAAGTATTTCCTTTTATAATGCGAGATCCAAATCGCTGGTCACTGCTG GTTCCTAGGAACCGGTATTGGGGCTTGCATCCTCCTCCGGCCCCCCTTGAAGATGTTGTAGATGATGGCTTGTTGGCTATCCAAAGAGCTATTTTCCTCAGGAAAGCAGGTGTAGATACAGCAGTAGATGATGATTTTGTATTGAATCCACCTACTAGATCCAATTTACTTGAGTCAGCAATCAAGAACATTATCAG ATATCTGGAAGTTTCTCGTGAGAAAGAGTTGACTTTGTCAGTGCAGGAAGGAGTTGACACACTTTTAATGTATCTCTACAGAGCTTTAAACCGGGTGGATGATATGGAGCGGCTTGCTTCTTCAGAAAACAGTTGTATTGTG GAGGAGTTAGAAACTCTATTAGATGACTCTGGGCATTTACGGACACTTGCCTTCTTATATGCAAGTAAAGGGATGAGCTCAAAGGCTCTTGCCATATGGCGTATTCTGGCAAGAAATTATTCTTCTGGTCTGTGGGAAGACCCTGTTGTGGAGACTGACTTACAGGATGGcagtaaaaatattatttctggTAGAGAGATTGCTGCAATCGAGGCATCAAAAATTCTAGAGGAGTCATCTGATCAAGATTTGGTCTTGCAGCATCTTGGATGG ATTGCAGATATTAACCCCATTCTTGCTGTTGAAATTTTGACTTCAGATAAAAGAGTAAATCAGTTATTGCCAG ATGCAGTGATTGCTGCCATTGATCCAAGAAAGGTTGAAATCCTTCAAAG TTATCTCCAGTGGCTGATTGAAGATCAGGACTCTATTGACACCCAATTCCACACATTATATGCCCTCTCACTTGCAAAGTCAGCAATAGAAACCTTCGAAGTACAGAGTGTCTCCAAAAGCCCTGATGATGAAAGGTTAGAGGAGGCAAAATTTTCCGATTTTAGTCAAAAGTCAATCTTTCAAAGTCCAGTACGTGAAAGGTTGCAGATATTTTTACTATCATCAGACTTATATGACCCAGAAGAGGTCCTTGACTTGATTGAAGGTTCAGAGTTATGGCTGGAAAAG GCCATTCTGTACAGAAAATTAGGCCAAGAGACATTGGTGCTTCAAATTTTGGCGCT GAAGCTGGAGGACAGTGAAGCTGCTGAACAATATTGTGCGGAGATTGGGAGACCAGATGCATATATGCA ACACTGTTCCCAGACATGCCTCTTCAACTTGCATCTGATACAATATTACGAATGTTGA